One Mycolicibacterium sp. TUM20985 genomic window, ATGAGTTTTCATGTTTGTGGTCAGCCCCCGGTAGTCGGGCTGTGTTCCCCAGGCCGGCGCAAATTTGGGCCAGCGCGGAGACGGTCGACCGTACCCGTCACTCCTCTGCTCGAAAACCTTGGTTCGCGAGATACTTTCACGTTCCGCGCCGCCGTCGAAACCGGCCGTGCCAGTTGACGGAGGTCGCGATTATCGGCAGCTCCCCGCCGCATGCAGCCGACACGCCACCGTGGCCGCACACGAACAATGTCTTGGGGAGAAGACGATGGCCATCCGTCTGTAAAGAGCACTTGGGGAACGCACGCTTCAGCGCCAAACCCCTCAGCCCTGTCGGATCTAACTTCTAAACTTTGGTCCCATGGGGGATTTCGACGGCCTGTACGGCAACCTTGATGCTGACCCGCGGGTGCGCGGCCGGCAGTTCGAGCACGTCTGTAAGTGGTTTCTGGAGAATGACCCGGTATATCGCAGTGAACTGCGGCGGGTGTGGTTGTGGGACGAGTGGCCGGGCCGGTGGGGTGGTGACGCCGGGATCGACCTCGTGGCCGAGGACCGCAACGGCGACCTGTGGGCGATCCAGGCCAAGGCCTATGACCCCCAGTACCGGGTGTCGAAGAAGGACGTGGATAAATTCCTGGCTGAGTCGGGCCGCAAGGTTTTCACCTACCGAATGCTCGTAGCGACCACGGATCTGATCGACCGGACAGGCGAGCGCACGATCCAGCAGCAGGAGAAGCGCAGCGCGTTCTTCCGGCTCAATGGTTTGCGTGCCGCCTCTGTAGATTGGCCGTCCTCGCCGCAAGCGTTGAGGCCGGCGAAGCCGCGCAAGCCGGCCCGCCCGCGTAAGCATCAAACCGACGCGATCCGCGATGTAGTGAAGGGATTCACGGCCTCAGATCGCGGCCAGCTCATCATGGCGTGCGGGACGGGCAAGACCCTGGCGGCGCTGTTCATCACCGAGAAGCTGGAATCCAAGCGCACCTTGGTGTTGGTGCCGTCGTTGTCGCTGTTGAAGCAGACGCTGAACGAGTGGCGTGCGAACTGCACGACTGAGTTCGCCTCGATGCCGGTGTGCTCTGACGACACCGTCGGAAACGATGACGCCGCGGTTTCACACACCTCTGATCTGAACGTTCCCGCCGAGACCGATCCGGAGAAGATCGCCGCCTTCCTGCGCCGCAGGTCCAGCCCCCTGGTGGTGTTTTCGACGTATCAGTCCAGCCCGCAGATCGCTCATGCGTTCCGGCTGGGCCGGGTGCCGGGGTTTGACTTCATCATTGCCGATGAGGCTCATCGCTGCGCTGGCCCGGTGTCGTCGGAGTTCGCCACGGTTCTGGACGCGGAGGCGATCAAGGGGAGCCGGCGGCTGTTCATGACGGCCACGCCGCGCTACTTCACCGGCCGGGTGCTCAAGGCCGCCAAGGACGGCGACTACGAAGTCGCGTCCATGGACGACGAGGAAAAGTTCGGGCCGGTTTTCCATCGGCTGCCGTTCGGCGAGGCCATCAAACGTGATCTGCTCACCGATTACCGGGTGGCCGTCGTTGGTGTCGATGACGCGACGTATCGGGAGTGGGCCCAAAAGGGCACCCTCGTCACCCGCGACGGCAAGGAGAAACTCAGCGCCGCAACGCTTGCCGGACAGATCGGCCTGGCCAAAGCAATGAAGAAGTACGGCCTGCGGCGCACGATTTCCTTCCACTCCCGGGTGGCCCGCGCCCAAGACTTCGCCTCGTCCATGCCCGACGTGCTGGCGTGGATGCCCGCCCGGCAACGCCCAAAGTGCACACTGTGGTCCCGCCATGCCTCCGGTGACATGCCTGCCGGCGACCGCTACGTGTTACTCCAACACCTCGCCCACCTCGACGACGGCGAGTGTGGCCTGCTCGCCAACGCACGCTGCCTCTCCGAGGGAGTCGACGTCCCCACACTGGACGGGGTGGCGTTCATCGACCCCCGCCGCTCAGAGGTAGACATCGTTCAAGCCGTGGGACGCGCGATCCGTAAGTCCGACGCGAAGGCACTGGGCACCATCGTGATCCCGGTGTTCATCGACACCGGCGCCGATCCCGAAGTGGCACTGGACTCCTCGGCGTTCAAACCGGTCTGGGATGTGATCAAGGCCCTGCGGGCCCACGACAGCGAACTCGGCGAACAACTCGACACCCTGCGCCGCGAGATGGGACGCAAACACGGCCCACCCCGGCTGCCCCCCAAGATCCACCTCGACCTCCCCACGAGAATCGGCCGAGACTTCTCGTTAGCCTTCAACGCCCACCTAGTAGAGAACTCCACCCAACCCTGGGAGTTCTGGTACGGACTGCTGGAGAAATACGTAGCTCACAACGGAAGCGTCGAGGTGCCTGTAGAAGCCAAGCTGGACGGGTATCGACTAGGAGGCTGGTGTAGCAACCAGCGGGTCCACTACCAGTCAGGAGAGCTTGGGCCCGAAAAGGCCGCAAGGCTTGATACGCTCCCAGGCTGGACCTGGAACCGCAACGAGGGACGGTGGGAAGCGGGACTCAGCCAGATGCTCAAGTATCTTAAAGAACACGGAAACACCCTTATCCCCGCCGCCACCGACTACCACGGATATCCACTTGGCGATTGGGCTGCGATTCAGCGGCGCGACGCTCGTGCCGGAAAGCTGGGCGAGGCCCGACGGGAGAAGCTGGATGCCATTCCCGGTTGGGTGTGGGGCCTCGAAGAAGAGCGTTGGGAGAACGGATTTCGCCACCTCCAGCAGTACATCGACGAGCGCGGCGATTCCCGGGTCAAGCAGCCCCACAAATCAAACGACGACTTCCGCCTCGGTGCCTGGGTCAACTTTCAGAGGACGCGTTACGCCCAAGGAAAGCTGGAATCCGACCGTGTCGAACGTCTAGCGGCACTACCCGGCTGGGTGTGGACCGCTCTGGAATCCCGCTGGGAAGAGGCGTTCGAGAAACTCAGACAGTTCGGCCGGGAGAATAGTCATGTCGTCATCCCTATCGACTACCCCGCCGACGATGACGGATTCAACCTGCGAACCTGGTATGCAAATCAGAGGGCGAAGTTCCCCCGCCTGAGCGCGGATAGGCAGGAGCGGCTGAGAGCGCTCCCGGGCTGGGGCACGGTGACAAATGAAGGCAAGTGGGAGTTCGGCTTTCACCAGCTTCTTGCTTATGTACGGGCGTTCGGCGACGCAAAAGTTGAACGCTCGTACATCGTTGATGACTTCCCGCTGGGCACCTGGGCGATGACCCAGCGGCTGGAGTTCAAGAAGGGGAAACTCAGCCCTGACCGCGCGGAGAGACTTGCGGCGCTGTCGGGTTGGGATTGGGATCGTCGGGGTGGAAAGTGGGAGGAAGGGTTCTCGCGCCTCAGCGGATACATGAAGGCCCATGGACAGCCGCCACCAACCGATTACGAAGAAGACGGCTACCGCCTCGGCGCTTGGGCTGCGCAACAACGCCTTTACAAGCGGACCGGCAAATTGACCCCGGATCGCATCCGGCGACTTGACGGCTTACGGGGTTGGGATTGGTCACCGCCTCGTGGGGTGGCGGTTCGTAACTACCGTCGAAAGAAGGCTTGATAGCCGCATGGGGGATTTCGACGGCCTGTACGGCAATCTTGATGCTGACCCGCGGGTGCGCGGCCGGCAGTTCGAGCACGTCTGTAAGTGGTTTCTGGAGAATGACCCGGTATATCGCAGTGAACTGCGGCGGGTGTGGTTGTGGGACGAGTGGCCGGGCCGGTGGGGTGGTGACGCCGGGATCGACCTGGTGGCCGAGGACCGCAACGGCGACCTGTGGGCGATCCAGGCCAAGGCCTATGACCCCCAGTACCGGGTCAGCAAGAGAGACGTCGATAAGTTCCTCTCCGAGTCCGGCCGTAAGACGTTCGCCTACCGGATCCTGATTGCCACCACCGATCTGATCGACCGCACCGGCGAGCGCACCATCCAGCAGCAGGAGAAACGCAGCAGTTTCTTCCGTCTCAACGATCTGCGGGCAGCCGCGCTGGATTGGCCGGCATCACCGGCGAAGCTGCGCCCGACCAAGCGACGCAAACCGGCTAAGCCCCGGCCGCACCAGGCCGAGGCGATCCGCGATGTGCTCAAGGGGTTCAAGACCTCTGATCGCGGCCAGCTCATCATGGCCTGCGGCACTGGCAAGACCCTCGCGGGCTTGTTCATCACCGAGAGGCTGAAAGCCCAACGGACCCTGGTGCTGCTGCCGTCGCTGTCGCTGCTCAAGCAGACCCTCAACGAGTGGCGGGCCAACTGCGCCAACGACTTCACCGCACTTCCGGTGTGTTCCGACGACAGCGTCGCCGACTCCCACGACGCCGCGATCGCCCACACCGCCGACCTCGGCGTCCCGGTCACCACCAACCCGAACGAGATCGCGGCGTTCCTGCGCCGCAAGTCCGGGCCGTTAGTGGTGCTCTCCACCTATCAGTCCTCTCCGCAGATCGAGGCCGCATTCAAGCTCGGCCGGATGCCCGGCTTCGACCTCGTGATCGCCGACGAGGCGCACCGGGTCGCCGGCCCGGTGTCGTCGGACTTCGCCACCGTGCTGGATTCCAAAGCGCTCAAGGGCGATCGCCGCCTGTTCATGACGGCTACCCCGCGCTACTTCACCGGCCGGGTGCTCAAAGCCGCGCAAGAGGCCGACTATGAGGTCGCCTCGATGGACGACCAGAAGAAGTTCGGGCCGGTGTTCCACCGGCTGTCCTTTGGTGACGCGATTCAGCGTGACCTGCTGACCGACTATCAGGTGGTGATCGTCGGCGTGGACGACGCCACCTACCGCGAGTGGGCCGAGAGGGGCGCCCTGGTCACCCGCGACGGTAAGCAGATAGACAACGCCGCGACACTGGCCGGGCAGATCGGCCTCGCCAAGGCGATGCGCGAGTACAACCTGCGGCGGGTGATCTCGTTTCACTCCCGGGTCAAGAGAGCTCGGGAGTTCGCATCCTCGATGCCCGACGTCATCGACTGGATGCCTGCGCGGCAGAGGCCGAAGGGCACGCTGTGGTCTGACGTCGCCACCGGGGAAATGCCCGCCGGGGACCGCTATGTGCTGCTGCAGCACCTGGGCCGCCTCGATGACGCCGACCGCGGCCTGCTGAGCAACGCCCGCTGCCTATCCGAAGGCATAGACCTGCCGACGCTGGACGGGGTTGCGTTCATCGACCCCCGCCGCAGCGAGGTCGACATCGTTCAGGCGGTCGGCCGCGCCATCCGTAAATCCGACGCGAAAACTGTTGGCACCATTGTCATCCCGGTCTTCATCGACACCGACGAGGACCCCGACGTGGCCCTGGACTCATCGGTGTTCAAGCCGGTGTGGGACATCATCAAAGCCCTGCGGGCACACGACGTCGAACTCGGCGAACAACTCGACTCGCTGCGCCGGCAGATTAGCCGCAACGGTGACAAACCGAAGTTGCCCGACAAGATTCACCTCGACGTACCCGCCACCGTCGGCGCGGACTTCGCCGCGGCGTTTGACGTCCGACTGGTGGATGCGACCACAGTGCCGTGGGAGTTCTGGTTCGGGCTACTGGAGAAGTATGTTGCCGAACGCGGGACTGCTCGAGTTCCACCCCTATTCACCGATGGTGACTACCGGCTAGGTGGATGGGTCGCCAAGCAGAGGGCCAGAGGCTCCGAATGGGCGCTGAATCCGGACCGCTCCCGCCGCCTCGCCGAATTACCCGGTTGGACTTGGGATCCGCGAGAAGACCTCTGGGAAGAGGGCTTTGAAAGACTCGGGGAGTACGTCAAGAACCATAGCGACGCCGTTGTGCCGAAGGCCTACACCATCGACGGATATCAGCTTGGGGCATGGGTCACGACCCAACGACGTGCGTACAAGCAAGCCCGGCTGCCCCTGGAACGGCAGCAGCGGCTCAAAGGCGTTAAAGGTTGGACGTGGGACTCGGTCAAGGATCGCTGGCAAGAGGCTTACCTGCTACTGCAGCGCTACGTTGCAGAGCACGGCCACACTCGGATACCGGCCCTGGAGAAATACCAGGACTACCGCCTCGGGCAGTGGGTCGCCCAGCAGCGATACCACCGGAACAAGGGAACTCTTGCTACTGATCGCATCAGGCTGCTGGAGAAATTCCCGGACTGGACCTGGGACGCCGTCACCGATGAGTGGGAGGAAGGGTTCCGTCACCTCCAGGATTACGTCCGACAAAACGGCGACAGTCTCGTCCCACAGGCATTCCAATGCGAGGACGGCTACAGGCTTGGTTCGTGGGTCACTTCTGTCCGGTCTGATTACCGCACCGGTGACTTGGACGATGAGCGGCAGGTACGACTGAAAAACATGCCGGGCTGGTCATGGGCGCCCCGTGACTCCAAGTGGGAAGAGGGATTTCGGCGACTTGAGGCACACGCAAGAACCCACGTTGGCACACGTATGGTGCGCACTTACGTTGATCCTGCGGACGGTTATCAACTGGGAGCGTGGGCGGCCAATCAAAGGGGTTCGTTCGCTAGGGGGCGCCTTAGTGCGGAGCGGATCGCCCGTTTGAAGTCGCTCCCCGGGTGGGTGTGGGACACCAACGAGGGCGCGTGGGAGGACAACTACCGCAAGCTCGCGGAATACGCAGCGGAGCACGGCCACTGCTCACCGACAAAGTCGACTGTTCACGACGGGCAGAGGCTCGGGGCCTGGGTCAATTTGCAGCGGGCCTTGCGGAACAAGGGAAAGCTGCTCCCTGATCTCGCGTACCGCTTGGGTGCGCTGCCGGGATGGGTGTGGTCAGTTAACGACGCGAAATGGGAAGAGGGCTTTAGCCAACTCTTGGACTATGTGGAACTACACGGGACTGCGCTGGTCCCCGCCCGGTTGCGACACAACGGCTACCCATTGGGTTCGTGGGTGCCGAAGCAACGTGACATCTACCGCACCGGGGGGATGACTTCCGACAGGACCGAACGGCTGGAAGGGCTGCCCGGTTGGTCATGGGACCCATTCGCGGAGAGGTGGGAGCGGACCCTCGCTTTGCTCGAGCAGTACGTCGCCGCGCACGGCACCGCACGCGTTCCCAACAAGTACACCGTCGATGGAGTCAAGCTCCAACAGTGGGTGGCAGTGCAACAAAGCACCCACGCAGAGGGAACTCTGAACCCGGAACGCCAGCAGCGCCTTGAGGCTCTTCCAGGATGGTCCTGGGAGGACCGCCGAGAAGAACGATGGGAAGCCACCTACGCACTCCTTGAGAAGTACGTCGAACGGGAAGGTCATTTCCTTGTTCCTCAAAAGCACGTCGAGAACGGCGTGCGCCTAGGAACGTGGCTGACTATCCAGCGCGGCCAATACAGGCAGCAGAAACTCAGCCCCGAGAGTCAAGAACGCCTAAAAGCATTGCCGGGATGGGAGTGGAACCCACCTCGCGGACGGACTCCCCGATCACCACAGAGCTGATCATTCGCCCGAGGTTGGAATAATCCGTCCAAGGCTGGGCCATGGATAGCGCCGAAAAACCCCGCGCCCAAGAGGTTAGGCGATGTCATAAACGCTTCCCGCCGTCGCAGCCATCTGGGTCGGGGTTTGGGTTGAGCCATTTACCGTAAGTGACCGGGCCGGCGGGGTGTCGGCCGTCAGGTAATTCCGCCGGGTCGTCTGTCATGTAATTCCGCCACCGGTGGGCCTCGGGTGTAGGTCTACCGGGCTGGCTTGGTGTTGTCTACCGGCGCGTGAGCGCCGGGTCTTTTTCGGGGTCGGTAGCTGGGTCCGTCCATCAGGATTTGGTGGCTGGTGTTGATCAGGCGGTCGAGCAGGGATTCGGCCACGACGGGGTTGGGGAACAGGTTGTACCAGTCCTTGGGTGAGCGGTTGGAGGTCAGGATGAGCGGCTTGCCGTTGACGGCGCGGTCGGAGATCAACTCGTAGAGGTCGTCGGCGTGCATCGCGGTGTGCTCGCGCATCGCGAAGTCGTCGAGGATCAGCACCAGCGGTTTGGTGTATTCGCGGATACGTTGGCCCCAGGTGCGATCGGCGTGGCCGCCGGCCAGATCGGAGAGCACTCGGGAGGTCTTGGCGAAGCGGACGTCGCCGCCGCGGCGGGCTACGGCGTGTCCAAGTGCTTGTGCCATATGGGTTTTCCCGACTCCGACGGGTCCGTAGAGGATGACTGATTCGGCGGCGTCGAGCCAGCGTAGTGCCGCGAGATCGCGCAGCATCGCCGCGGGGAGCTTGGTGTTGGCGGTGAAGTCGAAGGATTCGAAGGTGGATTGTTCCTCGAACTTGGCGCGGCGGATGCGCCGTGT contains:
- a CDS encoding DEAD/DEAH box helicase, with the translated sequence MGDFDGLYGNLDADPRVRGRQFEHVCKWFLENDPVYRSELRRVWLWDEWPGRWGGDAGIDLVAEDRNGDLWAIQAKAYDPQYRVSKKDVDKFLAESGRKVFTYRMLVATTDLIDRTGERTIQQQEKRSAFFRLNGLRAASVDWPSSPQALRPAKPRKPARPRKHQTDAIRDVVKGFTASDRGQLIMACGTGKTLAALFITEKLESKRTLVLVPSLSLLKQTLNEWRANCTTEFASMPVCSDDTVGNDDAAVSHTSDLNVPAETDPEKIAAFLRRRSSPLVVFSTYQSSPQIAHAFRLGRVPGFDFIIADEAHRCAGPVSSEFATVLDAEAIKGSRRLFMTATPRYFTGRVLKAAKDGDYEVASMDDEEKFGPVFHRLPFGEAIKRDLLTDYRVAVVGVDDATYREWAQKGTLVTRDGKEKLSAATLAGQIGLAKAMKKYGLRRTISFHSRVARAQDFASSMPDVLAWMPARQRPKCTLWSRHASGDMPAGDRYVLLQHLAHLDDGECGLLANARCLSEGVDVPTLDGVAFIDPRRSEVDIVQAVGRAIRKSDAKALGTIVIPVFIDTGADPEVALDSSAFKPVWDVIKALRAHDSELGEQLDTLRREMGRKHGPPRLPPKIHLDLPTRIGRDFSLAFNAHLVENSTQPWEFWYGLLEKYVAHNGSVEVPVEAKLDGYRLGGWCSNQRVHYQSGELGPEKAARLDTLPGWTWNRNEGRWEAGLSQMLKYLKEHGNTLIPAATDYHGYPLGDWAAIQRRDARAGKLGEARREKLDAIPGWVWGLEEERWENGFRHLQQYIDERGDSRVKQPHKSNDDFRLGAWVNFQRTRYAQGKLESDRVERLAALPGWVWTALESRWEEAFEKLRQFGRENSHVVIPIDYPADDDGFNLRTWYANQRAKFPRLSADRQERLRALPGWGTVTNEGKWEFGFHQLLAYVRAFGDAKVERSYIVDDFPLGTWAMTQRLEFKKGKLSPDRAERLAALSGWDWDRRGGKWEEGFSRLSGYMKAHGQPPPTDYEEDGYRLGAWAAQQRLYKRTGKLTPDRIRRLDGLRGWDWSPPRGVAVRNYRRKKA
- a CDS encoding DEAD/DEAH box helicase; the protein is MGDFDGLYGNLDADPRVRGRQFEHVCKWFLENDPVYRSELRRVWLWDEWPGRWGGDAGIDLVAEDRNGDLWAIQAKAYDPQYRVSKRDVDKFLSESGRKTFAYRILIATTDLIDRTGERTIQQQEKRSSFFRLNDLRAAALDWPASPAKLRPTKRRKPAKPRPHQAEAIRDVLKGFKTSDRGQLIMACGTGKTLAGLFITERLKAQRTLVLLPSLSLLKQTLNEWRANCANDFTALPVCSDDSVADSHDAAIAHTADLGVPVTTNPNEIAAFLRRKSGPLVVLSTYQSSPQIEAAFKLGRMPGFDLVIADEAHRVAGPVSSDFATVLDSKALKGDRRLFMTATPRYFTGRVLKAAQEADYEVASMDDQKKFGPVFHRLSFGDAIQRDLLTDYQVVIVGVDDATYREWAERGALVTRDGKQIDNAATLAGQIGLAKAMREYNLRRVISFHSRVKRAREFASSMPDVIDWMPARQRPKGTLWSDVATGEMPAGDRYVLLQHLGRLDDADRGLLSNARCLSEGIDLPTLDGVAFIDPRRSEVDIVQAVGRAIRKSDAKTVGTIVIPVFIDTDEDPDVALDSSVFKPVWDIIKALRAHDVELGEQLDSLRRQISRNGDKPKLPDKIHLDVPATVGADFAAAFDVRLVDATTVPWEFWFGLLEKYVAERGTARVPPLFTDGDYRLGGWVAKQRARGSEWALNPDRSRRLAELPGWTWDPREDLWEEGFERLGEYVKNHSDAVVPKAYTIDGYQLGAWVTTQRRAYKQARLPLERQQRLKGVKGWTWDSVKDRWQEAYLLLQRYVAEHGHTRIPALEKYQDYRLGQWVAQQRYHRNKGTLATDRIRLLEKFPDWTWDAVTDEWEEGFRHLQDYVRQNGDSLVPQAFQCEDGYRLGSWVTSVRSDYRTGDLDDERQVRLKNMPGWSWAPRDSKWEEGFRRLEAHARTHVGTRMVRTYVDPADGYQLGAWAANQRGSFARGRLSAERIARLKSLPGWVWDTNEGAWEDNYRKLAEYAAEHGHCSPTKSTVHDGQRLGAWVNLQRALRNKGKLLPDLAYRLGALPGWVWSVNDAKWEEGFSQLLDYVELHGTALVPARLRHNGYPLGSWVPKQRDIYRTGGMTSDRTERLEGLPGWSWDPFAERWERTLALLEQYVAAHGTARVPNKYTVDGVKLQQWVAVQQSTHAEGTLNPERQQRLEALPGWSWEDRREERWEATYALLEKYVEREGHFLVPQKHVENGVRLGTWLTIQRGQYRQQKLSPESQERLKALPGWEWNPPRGRTPRSPQS
- the istB gene encoding IS21-like element helper ATPase IstB yields the protein MSILDPSLRNALRTLKLTGMLETLDARLAQTRDGTLGHLDFLQVLCEDEIARRESAALTRRIRRAKFEEQSTFESFDFTANTKLPAAMLRDLAALRWLDAAESVILYGPVGVGKTHMAQALGHAVARRGGDVRFAKTSRVLSDLAGGHADRTWGQRIREYTKPLVLILDDFAMREHTAMHADDLYELISDRAVNGKPLILTSNRSPKDWYNLFPNPVVAESLLDRLINTSHQILMDGPSYRPRKRPGAHAPVDNTKPAR